In the genome of Hydra vulgaris chromosome 06, alternate assembly HydraT2T_AEP, the window TGCGATTTTAGCTTCAGCAAAGCAGTACAGCTTGACTTGTTTGGAGGATCAGGAGTTTGTCAATATGCAGGGGGTTTATATATCGACTACTATGAAAATAGTAAGGTTGActacaatgaaaaaattttatttcaatataccTACGTCcgggaaaataaaaataataaaagcaactGCAACATGTCGTTAGGGTACGATACTCCAATTTTAAACGGTGGTggaatatcattatttttaaggCATAACATTAGGTACAAGATGataatgtttataagttatACTCAAGTTCAGGATAATGAGGGTACATCATCAGGAGGGggattatatatattattggaaaaaaattctcaaaataacATTGTTCAGTTTCATCAAACATTCATTGTAAGAAATAAAGCCAACAAATCCGGTGGAGGCATTCAAATAACCAATATGGGCATTAACAATTCATTGCTCATAGATGATAActcaaatattgatttaaatgttgCACAAAATGGCGGGGGATTATGTGTTAATCTGACAAGCTGTTCAATAAATAGCACAATTACTCTTAACAAAGCAAACATACAATCCAACAAAGCTAACTCAACCGGTGGAGGTGTGTTTATAGAAGATGCAGGTAAAAATAACActgtaataataaatcaaagttatatatatcaaaataaagcaGACCAAAATAGTGGAGGAATACATgttagttcattaaaaaaaagtgaaagcaACTCACTCTACTTAATTAATAGTAAAGTATATTCGAATCAAGCTAACATAGGCTCTGGCATGATGATCTATTctgcattatttaaatttgaaaatgttgatatttataaCTGTACCAATAAAGGAATTCAATTTATTTCCCAGGGCTCCATATATGCTGTGAACagtatactaattttttatggcaaaaatattatcaaagaaaacaatttttctgctgttatcttatatttttcaaaaataatcattaacggcactttgattttttataaaaatactggTCAAAACGGGGGTGCACTTGCATTATTTGGCCaatctcaaatttttttgaaaaatcactcaaaattgagttttaaagaaaataacgCCTTAAAAAGCGGAGGTGCAATTTATGTTTTGGTACCCGGACCGCGTTTTAGACCTTGGCTTCCTTCACCAAACAGAAAATACTGCTTTTTTCAAATGGATAAGACATCTAGTGTTTTAgttaatttcgaaaaaaatacTGCAAATGACTTAAAAGGCCATGATATATTTATCTCCGCATTAAACACATGCAGAtcaaattttgaagaaaatgcGTCTAGCATAATTACGTTGTGGAaaggttttaattttaagaacaaCTACGAAAACAGCATTGTCACAGATGCTGTTAATATTACTGTTCAAATTCAACAGATTAAGCAACCTGgaaaaaagtctaaaataaCAGTGCAATTATGGGATGAGCGACAACAATATGTTGATGAATTGGTAACTATTAAGGGATTCGGAAATGACgtaagaaaatttaaagtcaATAATAGCGTAGTTGAAGTCGCATTTTATGGAGAGGCCAACACTAAAgtttctataataattatagccgggtctatttcaaaaaaagtcgATATAGCATTACCAAATTGTGAGTGCGgttatttatacaataaaacaaataaaagatgtACATGTTCAAATAGTACACCATATGACGTTTGCACCGATGACTTTATCAAATTTCAACCAAATAAATGGATTCGTAATAAAATTTACCCATGTCCAATAAATTTATGCAGAGTTAGTTCTGCAAACAATAGTGAAGACGACTACTGGTTCAATGAAACTAATCAGTGTATAAGCGGAAGAGACTCGTCATCTGTACTTTGCAGTGATTGCTTGCCAAATTACTCTGTTTTGTTATATAATAGTTCTTGTATTAAATGTTCAGGgaacaaaaatattgtatttgtattagtaATTACATTGGGCGTAGTCAGTTgttataacttaataattataatCGCAAATTATAACTCATTTGCTTGGTACTTGATACCGACGGTTTATTTTTACGCTTCGATCAGCCAGATATGTACAGCTATGGTCAATATTCCACCTTGGATAGTCTTAATGACTAATATTGTTAGTTTACTTGGAATgaatataacttttgatttaatACCTCAAACTTTTGGCTGTATTGAACTTAtgaatgatttaaacaaagtatTACTTCGCGTTGCTGTTTTAGTTATATGGCTTCTTAGTTTTGTGATTATTGCAACGTTAACACATTACCGCtttcatttaaacaaagacGTTATTAAACGCTCATTGGCtattatcagttttattttttattgtatcatAATAGAAGTTTCGATTCAATTAATGCTATATATCGATATTGATGGTGAAGAAAGAAGATTGTTTATTGCACCAAGTCAACATTACTTCAAAGGTCCACACAAATGGATTCTCATATTTGctgtagttttttttgtaatttgtctGATGTTTCTTGtacttacttttattttttcaattttttataaagatgaagACAAGATTAATAATACCATTCGTTATTATAAtttcttaaaacttaaattGTTCATTACATATTACATTAAACTG includes:
- the LOC136081890 gene encoding uncharacterized protein LOC136081890 — protein: MHIYMLVIFLVFNRSWALYCNNRQNYVLINYDVPTFGFQDDLLSLDTVAVSSLDYFNSSKYYNSFPKENLQMNDNCKIVNDTFRICSSLETAFGKLILSSTCYAISQNIQLKTNISIVGVTGFTLLGLNNARLECNSSVGIHVINSSDITFSSVYLNGCGKKFLIKSHLIENHYPLISAAICFENVNNFFFDGVTTESSLGYSLIMLNPGSGNFSGCDFSFSKAVQLDLFGGSGVCQYAGGLYIDYYENSKVDYNEKILFQYTYVRENKNNKSNCNMSLGYDTPILNGGGISLFLRHNIRYKMIMFISYTQVQDNEGTSSGGGLYILLEKNSQNNIVQFHQTFIVRNKANKSGGGIQITNMGINNSLLIDDNSNIDLNVAQNGGGLCVNLTSCSINSTITLNKANIQSNKANSTGGGVFIEDAGKNNTVIINQSYIYQNKADQNSGGIHVSSLKKSESNSLYLINSKVYSNQANIGSGMMIYSALFKFENVDIYNCTNKGIQFISQGSIYAVNSILIFYGKNIIKENNFSAVILYFSKIIINGTLIFYKNTGQNGGALALFGQSQIFLKNHSKLSFKENNALKSGGAIYVLVPGPRFRPWLPSPNRKYCFFQMDKTSSVLVNFEKNTANDLKGHDIFISALNTCRSNFEENASSIITLWKGFNFKNNYENSIVTDAVNITVQIQQIKQPGKKSKITVQLWDERQQYVDELVTIKGFGNDVRKFKVNNSVVEVAFYGEANTKVSIIIIAGSISKKVDIALPNCECGYLYNKTNKRCTCSNSTPYDVCTDDFIKFQPNKWIRNKIYPCPINLCRVSSANNSEDDYWFNETNQCISGRDSSSVLCSDCLPNYSVLLYNSSCIKCSGNKNIVFVLVITLGVVSCYNLIIIIANYNSFAWYLIPTVYFYASISQICTAMVNIPPWIVLMTNIVSLLGMNITFDLIPQTFGCIELMNDLNKVLLRVAVLVIWLLSFVIIATLTHYRFHLNKDVIKRSLAIISFIFYCIIIEVSIQLMLYIDIDGEERRLFIAPSQHYFKGPHKWILIFAVVFFVICLMFLVLTFIFSIFYKDEDKINNTIRYYNFLKLKLFITYYIKLFITYFAEGSEKNKRWICCFYFFAKLLMTALIGLGACADVPLLEMWKAVTCLVLLWFLLMVKPYEKIEENIFHILCFTSLSMIASINNSIQFEFSIYNNSTGIFVHYIYLVLAVLPLIFCAYEAIPYCRVRQNNGENNNKCHIPPIADSTELLSSFKS